The following proteins are co-located in the Clostridiales bacterium genome:
- the mraZ gene encoding division/cell wall cluster transcriptional repressor MraZ, which yields MFIGEYQNSIDSKGRIIVPSKFRDQLGSKFILTKGLDNCLYIYPMEEWSRFEDKLGSLPVSNKDARAFVRYFFSSAVECEVDKQGRLTIPQNLREHAKIDKELVTIGVLSKIEIWSKQEWDNYNEGSNLGPDDIADKMAEFGI from the coding sequence GTGTTTATTGGAGAGTATCAAAATTCCATAGACTCAAAAGGCAGAATCATTGTCCCGTCGAAATTTAGAGATCAACTTGGCAGTAAGTTTATTTTGACCAAGGGGCTGGACAATTGTCTCTACATCTATCCTATGGAGGAATGGAGCCGCTTTGAAGATAAGCTGGGCAGCCTCCCCGTGTCCAATAAAGACGCAAGAGCTTTCGTCAGATATTTTTTTTCCAGTGCGGTTGAGTGCGAAGTGGACAAACAAGGAAGACTCACCATTCCGCAAAATCTCAGAGAACATGCAAAAATAGACAAAGAATTGGTAACAATAGGCGTATTGAGCAAGATCGAAATCTGGAGCAAGCAGGAATGGGACAACTATAACGAAGGATCCAACCTCGGACCTGACGATATCGCCGATAAGATGGCCGAGTTTGGAATATAG